A window of Ooceraea biroi isolate clonal line C1 chromosome 9, Obir_v5.4, whole genome shotgun sequence genomic DNA:
TATCGTTTGACACAAGCCTCGGCGTCCGGTGAAGCGTTTGTACGCAGCGAGAAAGCCTTGAGTGGTGTAGTCTGTGGCAAGCTCTAGGTGTATTGCTGAAGATGAAAAGCAGACAAATACAACGAGATAACCTTTATACTGACGAGCGGAGCGTCCACGCCATGTGCGCAACGTGAACGGCCCAGCATAGTCGACACCCGAATTGAGGAACGGTCGTGCCGGTGTAACCCGAGAAGAAGGAAGCTGGCCCATAAGTTCTCGTGCTGCGACTGCACGGTAGCGAGAGCAGCGAACGCATCGTCGAACGAACGAGCTGATAGGAGAGCGACCACCCAGAATCCAATATTGCCGGCGGAGCGTGGCTAGCATAAGTTGCACCCCGCCATGAAGAGTTCGATGATGCACGTCTGAGATGACGAGGCGAGAGAATGAGCACTCTCGAGGTAGAATGGCAGGATGCTTAGCATCTGGATCTAGCAGTGAATGGTTGAGTCGTCCACCAACTCGGAGAATACCATCTTGACCTAAAATAGGAGTCAGTTTTGATAACGGATTCGAGCGAGGGAGTGGGGTACCCTTTGAGACGGCGTACAACTCATTGGCGAAGTAGCGGCTTTGAGTTTCTTTGATCCAGAAAAGTAGCGACTCGTGAATTTCCTCAGGCGTAAGTGCATGCGGATTTGATGGATGTGGATTGCTTCTGAACCGAGAAACACAGCGCTTAAGCCAGGCAGTGATACGCAGCAGCCGATTGAGCTGCGAATACCGATCGATTAGGTCCCAGGTTGACTTGAGTGCGATGTTGATCATCGTGCAGCGAGAGCGTCGATGCTCTAGATCGACCGTAACGTCGAGAGCGGGCACGGTTGTCGGCTACATCACAGACGGTTGTTTTAGCCAGGCAGGTCCGTGCCACCAGAGCTCATGATTGAGAAGTTGAAGTGGCAGAAGTCCCCTGGATGCGCAGTCGGCTGGATTATCGGTTCCAGCGACGTGGTGCCATTTTGCATCTGGAACAAGCTCCTGAATTACAGCGACCCGATTTGCGACAAATTCTGCCCATTGTGATGGCTGACCTCTAATCCACGCGAGACTAACGCTAGAGTCAAGCCAAAGATGCACTGGAACAGATTGATACTTGAGGAGTATTTTGCGGATGCGAGAGATCAGACGAGCCAGCAGCATCGCAGCGGATAACTCAAGTCGAGGAATCGTCTGTTTTTTGAGTGGAGCTACTTTGCTTTTTGCCACGAGTAAAGTGATATTAACATCTGAAAACTCAGAGAATGAGCGAAGGTAGACGACAGCCCCGAGAGCGTCGTGTGACGCGTCGGAGAAGCCATGGATTTCAATGGCCTGCGAGTCTGAGTGCGTATGAAGCCACCTCGGAATGGAGTACGACTCCACGGTCGTGAGATTGTCGGCGAAGCTCACCCATTTCTGCGAAATTGCGGCTGGAACGGGGTCATCCCATTCGATCTGGTCCTTCCAGAGCTGCTGAATGAGCATTTTCCCAACGAGAGTGATGGGCGAGAGCCAACCAAGAGGATCAAAGAGCTGAGAGATACGAGACAGAATTGTGCGTTTCGTgatagaagaagaagagacaaCAGCACTGACCTTGAATCGGAACGTGTCTGAGTTTGGATTCCATATGAGTCCGAGAGTTCTAGCCTCTGCGTTGAATTCTCGGTTCGAAAAATCAAGCTGCGAAGATTCGTGAATATTGGCCAGTATGGTGAGATCGTTGGTGGACCACTTCTGCAACGGAAAGCCGCCCGCTATGAGTAACTGTGCTAACTGCTTGGCTTTGTCAGCCGCGCGTTCTGGGGTGTCAGCACCTGAAAGCACATCGTCAACGTACATATCATCACGTAAGATCTGAGCTGCTTGTGGAAAGCGATGTTCCTCATCGTCAGCAAGTTGTAAAATAACACGTATTGCCAAGAATGGCGAACATGCTAAACCGAAGGCGACCGTGCAAAGAAGATATTCGAGCGGAGGCCCCGCTTCACTCCAAATGATCTTTTGAGCTGGTTGATCGTCAGGGTGAACGAGAATCTGCCGATACATTTTTTCGATATCAGCTGCGAACACGTATGGATGGACACGCCAACGGAGCAGAACGGCGTCGAGATCCTGTTGAAGCTTTGGACCAGTGTGAAGGCAGTCGTTGAGTGAGTATCCAGACTTTGTGCGGTATGATCCGTTAAAAACAACTCGCAGTTTGGTTGTAGTGCTTTGTTGACGAAGAACTCCGTGATGTGGCAGATATACAGAGGCGGATTGTACGTCGGTGGGGACGGTGCAGCGTTGCATGTGCCGTAAACTAGCGTACTCCGCCATGAAGTTCTTGTATAGTTGACCAAAGGTGTTGTTGATGACGATCTGTCGCTGTACTCGTCACATGGATTGCTCCGCAGCCTGGCGAGTATCCCCCAGGCATCCGATATCAGACCGGAACGGCAGCCTGACAATATAGCGTCCAGTTGGATCACGAGAGTGAGTTGTGCGAAAGTGCTCTTCGCACGCTTGTTCATCTGCGTGGAGCCTCGCGTGAGTCGATGACGGAATGTCCTCCTGAGTCCAGAACCTTTGCAAGGAGTCATTGAGACTAAGTTCTTCGTCGGAGGAAAGCGATACGGTCGTCACTTGGTGGATTTGGCTGTATTTTTGCGAGGTTGATCCAGAGACGATCCAACCAAGTGTAGTGTGCTGAGCGACAGGAGCATTGGATGGTCCCTTGCGGAGCTCATCACGAAGAAGATGTCCATAGATGTCAGCTCCGAGGATGATATCTATCTGAGCTGGCGTCGCAAAGTCTGGATCGGCGAATGGTAGTCCCTCAAGATGGTCCCATGAAGAAGTGTTGATTGGCTCCGATGGTATTTTACCTGTCAACTGAGGTAGGATATAAGCAGTTGCCGTAAAGAATGATGATGGGTCGACACACGAATGAAGTTGCACGGAAACCACTCCCCGGACAGATCCGACTTTGTGAGCACCGACTCCAGCGATGTTCAGCGACGATCGACTGCGCGAAAGACGCATTAATTGAACGATAGATTCACTAATCAATGAGATTTCTGAACCCTGATCCAAGAGTGCGCGAAGTACGAGACTTCGTGATTCATCAACCAAGAGACGAACCTGAGCTGTGGCGAGCAGAGTTTGTCGCTCGGAATGATCGACTCCAGATGAAACGAAGTGAGCTACGGCGGTTGGTTTCTCGACACTTACTACTGAAGAGGAAGGCGAACTCGATGATGAAAGAAATGGAACTGATGGTGTGAATGTTGTCTCCCGATGAAGCAGAGTATGATGTTGAGCCTTGCACAGGCGACATCGTTTGAGACAGCGACAATCTGCAAAACGATGATTTCCGAGGCAGTTGAAGCACAGATTTTTTGTCTCAACGAATTTCCGACGATCGTCAAGAGATTTGGACGCAAACTCTGAGCATGAGGCGATATAGTGCGAAGCTGAGCAACAGGAGCATCCCGATTTGGTTATTGCAGCTGAGTGAATACGAACAGGCTTAGATTTTGAGCCTGCTTTCGGAGCAGTTAACTTGGAGGCGGAATTGCGAGAACTGATAGCCTCGAGAGCGCGAATGCGCCCTTCGAGAAAGACCTCCAGTTGAGAGAATGTAGCTAGCTCCGTGGACTCACCGAGGTGAA
This region includes:
- the LOC105287129 gene encoding uncharacterized protein LOC105287129, which codes for MINIALKSTWDLIDRYSQLNRLLRITAWLKRCVSRFRSNPHPSNPHALTPEEIHESLLFWIKETQSRYFANELYAVSKGTPLPRSNPLSKLTPILGQDGILRVGGRLNHSLLDPDAKHPAILPRECSFSRLVISDVHHRTLHGGVQLMLATLRRQYWILGGRSPISSFVRRCVRCSRYRAVAARELMGQLPSSRVTPARPFLNSGVDYAGPFTLRTWRGRSARQYKGYLVVFVCFSSSAIHLELATDYTTQGFLAAYKRFTGRRGLCQTITSDCGTNLVGANAELRRMFSAASKELADLAHVLAADGTAWKFNPPGAPHFGGKWEAAVKSTKFHLRRIIGDAVLTYEEFNTLLTQIEAVLNSRPLCALSEDPDDLDVLTPAHFLIGAPLAVVPEPILIDVPVSRLSRWQLLRQFIDRFWKRWSAEYLHHLQTRNKWHQPERNVKTGDLVLVVDERTPPSKWPLARVIAVHPGADGLVRVVSVRTSTSTYKRPITKLCPLYVS
- the LOC113562576 gene encoding uncharacterized protein LOC113562576, whose protein sequence is MQLVRNLTSTLNRIFFNCKTHSLSRNQTHSTLSITCCSGSSRALPKISLPKFTGNYYDWPAFRDLFSSMVVSNQDLSPVEKLHYLRSQVSSEASRLIANISITSDNFPRAWESLTSRYENKRAIVSSNLDRIFDLKPLTQATSSDLKHLLSTIKESLGSLAALHVPVESWDSILVHFVTRRLDPTILEAWEIHLGESTELATFSQLEVFLEGRIRALEAISSRNSASKLTAPKAGSKSKPVRIHSAAITKSGCSCCSASHYIASCSEFASKSLDDRRKFVETKNLCFNCLGNHRFADCRCLKRCRLCKAQHHTLLHRETTFTPSVPFLSSSSSPSSSVVSVEKPTAVAHFVSSGVDHSERQTLLATAQVRLLVDESRSLVLRALLDQGSEISLISESIVQLMRLSRSRSSLNIAGVGAHKVGSVRGVVSVQLHSCVDPSSFFTATAYILPQLTGKIPSEPINTSSWDHLEGLPFADPDFATPAQIDIILGADIYGHLLRDELRKGPSNAPVAQHTTLGWIVSGSTSQKYSQIHQVTTVSLSSDEELSLNDSLQRFWTQEDIPSSTHARLHADEQACEEHFRTTHSRDPTGRYIVRLPFRSDIGCLGDTRQAAEQSM
- the LOC113562575 gene encoding uncharacterized protein LOC113562575, which gives rise to MAEYASLRHMQRCTVPTDVQSASVYLPHHGVLRQQSTTTKLRVVFNGSYRTKSGYSLNDCLHTGPKLQQDLDAVLLRWRVHPYVFAADIEKMYRQILVHPDDQPAQKIIWSEAGPPLEYLLCTVAFGLACSPFLAIRVILQLADDEEHRFPQAAQILRDDMYVDDVLSGADTPERAADKAKQLAQLLIAGGFPLQKWSTNDLTILANIHESSQLDFSNREFNAEARTLGLIWNPNSDTFRFKVSAVVSSSSITKRTILSRISQLFDPLGWLSPITLVGKMLIQQLWKDQIEWDDPVPAAISQKWVSFADNLTTVESYSIPRWLHTHSDSQAIEIHGFSDASHDALGAVVYLRSFSEFSDVNITLLVAKSKVAPLKKQTIPRLELSAAMLLARLISRIRKILLKYQSVPVHLWLDSSVSLAWIRGQPSQWAEFVANRVAVIQELVPDAKWHHVAGTDNPADCASRGLLPLQLLNHELWWHGPAWLKQPSVM